The Pongo abelii isolate AG06213 chromosome 20, NHGRI_mPonAbe1-v2.0_pri, whole genome shotgun sequence genome window below encodes:
- the CEACAM21 gene encoding carcinoembryonic antigen-related cell adhesion molecule 21 isoform X1 has protein sequence MGPPSARPHRECIPWQGLLLTASLLTFWNAPITARLFIVSVPFEVAEGENVHLSVVYLPENLYSYGWYKGKTVEPNQLIAAYVIGTHVRTPGPAYSGRETISPSGDLHFQNVTLEDTGYYTLQVTYRNSQIDQASHHLRVYESVAQPSIQASSTTVTEKGSVVLTCRTNNTGTSFQWIFNNQSLQVTKRMALSWFNHVLTIDPIRQEDAGEYQCEVSNPVSSNRSDPLKLTVKSDDNTLGILIGVLVGNLLVAALVCFLLLRKTGRASDQSDFREQQPPASTPGHGPSDSSIS, from the exons ATGGGGCCCCCCTCAGCTCGTCCCCACAGAGAATGCATCCCCTGGCAGGGGCTCCTGCTCACAG CCTCACTTTTAACCTTCTGGAACGCGCCCATCACTGCCAGGCTCTTTATTGTATCAGTGCCCTTCGAAGTTGCTGAAGGGGAGAATGTTCATCTCTCTGTGGTTTATCTGCCCGAGAATCTTTACAGCTATGGCTGGTACAAAGGGAAAACAGTGGAGCCCAACCAGCTGATCGCAGCATATGTAATAGGCACTCACGTTAGGACTCCAGGGCCTGCATACAGCGGTCGAGAGACAATATCACCCAGTGGAGATCTGCATTTCCAGAACGTCACCCTGGAGGACACGGGATACTACACCCTACAAGTCACATACAGAAATTCTCAGATTGACCAGGCATCTCACCATCTCCGTGTATACG AGTCAGTGGCTCAGCCCTCCATCCAAGCCAGCAGCACCACAGTCACAGAGAAGGGCTCTGTGGTCCTGACCTGCCGCACAAATAACACTGGAACCTCTTTCCAGTGGATTTTCAATAACCAGAGTCTGCAGGTCACGAAGAGGATGGCGCTGTCCTGGTTTAACCATGTGCTCACCATAGACCCCATCAGGCAGGAGGATGCTGGGGAGTATCAGTGTGAGGTCTCCAACCCAGTCAGCTCCAACAGGAGTGACCCCCTCAAGCTGACTGTAAAAT CAGATGATAACACCCTAGGCATCCTGATCGGGGTCCTGGTTGGGAATCTTCTGGTGGCTGCACTGGTGTGTTTCCTGCTCCTCCGAAAAACTGGCAG GGCCAGTGATCAGAGTGACTTCAGAGAGCAGCAGCCCCCAGCCTCCACCCCCG GCCACGGACCCTCTGACAGCTCCATCTCCTAG
- the CEACAM21 gene encoding carcinoembryonic antigen-related cell adhesion molecule 21 isoform X2, producing the protein MGPPSARPHRECIPWQGLLLTASLLTFWNAPITARLFIVSVPFEVAEGENVHLSVVYLPENLYSYGWYKGKTVEPNQLIAAYVIGTHVRTPGPAYSGRETISPSGDLHFQNVTLEDTGYYTLQVTYRNSQIDQASHHLRVYESVAQPSIQASSTTVTEKGSVVLTCRTNNTGTSFQWIFNNQSLQVTKRMALSWFNHVLTIDPIRQEDAGEYQCEVSNPVSSNRSDPLKLTVKYDNTLGILIGVLVGNLLVAALVCFLLLRKTGRASDQSDFREQQPPASTPGHGPSDSSIS; encoded by the exons ATGGGGCCCCCCTCAGCTCGTCCCCACAGAGAATGCATCCCCTGGCAGGGGCTCCTGCTCACAG CCTCACTTTTAACCTTCTGGAACGCGCCCATCACTGCCAGGCTCTTTATTGTATCAGTGCCCTTCGAAGTTGCTGAAGGGGAGAATGTTCATCTCTCTGTGGTTTATCTGCCCGAGAATCTTTACAGCTATGGCTGGTACAAAGGGAAAACAGTGGAGCCCAACCAGCTGATCGCAGCATATGTAATAGGCACTCACGTTAGGACTCCAGGGCCTGCATACAGCGGTCGAGAGACAATATCACCCAGTGGAGATCTGCATTTCCAGAACGTCACCCTGGAGGACACGGGATACTACACCCTACAAGTCACATACAGAAATTCTCAGATTGACCAGGCATCTCACCATCTCCGTGTATACG AGTCAGTGGCTCAGCCCTCCATCCAAGCCAGCAGCACCACAGTCACAGAGAAGGGCTCTGTGGTCCTGACCTGCCGCACAAATAACACTGGAACCTCTTTCCAGTGGATTTTCAATAACCAGAGTCTGCAGGTCACGAAGAGGATGGCGCTGTCCTGGTTTAACCATGTGCTCACCATAGACCCCATCAGGCAGGAGGATGCTGGGGAGTATCAGTGTGAGGTCTCCAACCCAGTCAGCTCCAACAGGAGTGACCCCCTCAAGCTGACTGTAAAAT ATGATAACACCCTAGGCATCCTGATCGGGGTCCTGGTTGGGAATCTTCTGGTGGCTGCACTGGTGTGTTTCCTGCTCCTCCGAAAAACTGGCAG GGCCAGTGATCAGAGTGACTTCAGAGAGCAGCAGCCCCCAGCCTCCACCCCCG GCCACGGACCCTCTGACAGCTCCATCTCCTAG
- the CEACAM21 gene encoding carcinoembryonic antigen-related cell adhesion molecule 21 isoform X3: MAPRHFLLVTLSTESVAQPSIQASSTTVTEKGSVVLTCRTNNTGTSFQWIFNNQSLQVTKRMALSWFNHVLTIDPIRQEDAGEYQCEVSNPVSSNRSDPLKLTVKYDNTLGILIGVLVGNLLVAALVCFLLLRKTGRASDQSDFREQQPPASTPGHGPSDSSIS; this comes from the exons ATGGCCCCAAGACACTTTCTGTTGGTCACTCTATCCACAGAGTCAGTGGCTCAGCCCTCCATCCAAGCCAGCAGCACCACAGTCACAGAGAAGGGCTCTGTGGTCCTGACCTGCCGCACAAATAACACTGGAACCTCTTTCCAGTGGATTTTCAATAACCAGAGTCTGCAGGTCACGAAGAGGATGGCGCTGTCCTGGTTTAACCATGTGCTCACCATAGACCCCATCAGGCAGGAGGATGCTGGGGAGTATCAGTGTGAGGTCTCCAACCCAGTCAGCTCCAACAGGAGTGACCCCCTCAAGCTGACTGTAAAAT ATGATAACACCCTAGGCATCCTGATCGGGGTCCTGGTTGGGAATCTTCTGGTGGCTGCACTGGTGTGTTTCCTGCTCCTCCGAAAAACTGGCAG GGCCAGTGATCAGAGTGACTTCAGAGAGCAGCAGCCCCCAGCCTCCACCCCCG GCCACGGACCCTCTGACAGCTCCATCTCCTAG